A genome region from Macaca fascicularis isolate 582-1 chromosome 3, T2T-MFA8v1.1 includes the following:
- the ETS2 gene encoding protein C-ets-2, whose amino-acid sequence MNDFGIKNMDQVAPVANSYRGTLKRQPAFDTFDGSLFAVFPSLNEEQTLQEVPTGLDSISHDSANCELPLLTPCSKAVMSQALKATFSGFKKEQRRLGIPKNPWLWSEQQVCQWLLWATNEFSLVNVNLQRFGMNGQMLCNLGKERFLELAPDFVGDILWEHLEQMIKENQEKTEDQYEENSHLTSVPHWINSNTIGFGTEQTPYGMQTQNYPKGGLLDSMCPASTPSVLSSEQEFQMFPKSRLSSVSVTYCSVSQDFPGSNLNLLTNNSGTPKDHDSPENGADSFESSDSLLQSWNSQSSLLDVQRVPSFESFEDDCSQSLCLNKPTMSFKDYIQERSDPVEQGKPVIPAAVLAGFTGSGPIQLWQFLLELLSDKSCQSFISWTGDGWEFKLADPDEVARRWGKRKNKPKMNYEKLSRGLRYYYDKNIIHKTSGKRYVYRFVCDLQNLLGFTPEELHAILGVQPDTED is encoded by the exons atgaaTGATTTCGGAATCAAGAATATGGACCAGGTGGCCCCTGTGGCTAACAGTTACAGAGGGACACTCAAG CGCCAGCCAGCCTTTGACACCTTTGACGGGTCCCTGTTTGctgtttttccttctctaaaTGAAGAGCAAACACTGCAAGAAGTGCCAACAGGCTTGGATTCCATTTCTCATG ACTCGGCCAACTGCGAGTTGCCTTTGTTAACCCCGTGCAGCAAGGCTGTGATGAGTCAAGCCTTAAAAGCTACCTTCAGTGGCTTCAAAAAGGAACAGCGGCGCCTCGGCATTCCGAAAA ACCCCTGGCTGTGGAGTGAGCAACAGGTATGCCAGTGGCTTCTCTGGGCCACCAATGAGTTCAGTCTGGTGAACGTGAATCTGCAGAGGTTCGGCATGAATGGCCAGATGCTGTGTAACCTTGGCAAGGAACGCTTTCTGGAGCTGGCACCTGACTTTGTGGGTGACATTCTCTGGGAACATCTGGAGCAAATGATCAAAG aaaaccaagaaaagacagaagatcAATATGAAGAAAATTCACACCTCACCTCCGTTCCTCATTGGATTAACAGCAATACAATAG GTTTTGGCACGGAGCAGACGCCCTACGGAATGCAGACACAGAATTACCCCAAAGGCGGCCTCCTGGACAGCATGTGTCCAGCCTCCACACCCAGCGTACTCAGCTCTGAGCAGGAGTTTCAGATGTTCCCCAAGTCTCGGCTCAGCTCCGTCAGCGTCACCTACTGCTCTGTCAGTCAGGACTTCCCAGGCAGCAACTTGAATTTGCTCACCAACAATTCTG GGACGCCCAAAGACCATGACTCCCCTGAGAACGGTGCAGACAGCTTCGAGAGCTCAGATTCCCTCCTCCAGTCCTGGAACAGCCAGTCGTCCTTGCTGGATGTGCAACGGGTTCCTTCCTTCGAGAGCTTCGAAGATGACTGCAGTCAGTCTCTCTGCCTCAATAAGCCAACCATGTCTTTCAAGGATTACATCCAAGAGAGGAGTGACCCGGTGGAGCAAGGCAAACCAGTTATACCTGCAGCCGTGCTGGCCGGCTTCACAG GAAGTGGACCTATTCAGCTGTGGCAGTTTCTCCTGGAGCTGCTATCTGACAAATCCTGCCAGTCATTCATCAGCTGGACTGGAGACGGATGGGAGTTTAAGCTCGCCGACCCCGATGAG GTGGCCCGCCGgtggggaaagaggaaaaataagccCAAGATGAACTACGAGAAGCTGAGCCGGGGCTTACGCTATTATTACGACAAGAACATCATCCACAAGACGTCGGGGAAGCGCTACGTGTACCGCTTCGTGTGCGACCTCCAGAACTTGCTGGGGTTCACGCCCGAGGAACTGCACGCCATCCT